The Leclercia sp. LSNIH1 sequence TCCACATGAACATGATCAGAACACCGCGAGTACATCGTTGATGCGATCATCTGGGAACGTGGCAAGCATCTCGTTTCGGATGCCGACGAAGTCGATGTCTCCATTTCGGAAGGCCAGCAGCTTGGCCCTAAAGTCGTCGAATACGGCAGACGCAGTGAAGATATCTTCTGCATCGATGTAGTTCACGCGGTAGCTCAGCACGTTAAACCAGACTTCCTTAGTGACCACCGGATGCGCAAAAGCGATGGCGTCCAAGATGTACTTCGGAATGGCGGTCTGCGGATCGATCTTCTTTCCCAGCAAGATGGCAAACCATCCCTTGCCGTAGTTGTCCGCCATGGTCAATGCGCGCTGACCGAACAACGCGATGTCCGCTGATTCGAGCTCCGCCTTGGCCGTCGCGATGGTTGGTGCATCCTTGTAGACATCAGGAAGGATGCCGACCACCTTACGCGCATTGCCGGCGGCAATGAAGTCGACCTCGAAGGTATGGGGGGCAAAGAATGGAGAAACCCACCCGTTATCTTTGAAGGTGTCTTCCAATAACGCTTTCCTGGCGACCCCTTTTTCCTGGGATGCCTGATACTTGCCCTTGCGCCGGAGCAGCCCTTCGGAGTCTCCCGCCGCCGGCGTTGTGTCAATGATGGACTTGTCAAGGTCGGTGACGATGCTGCACCGCTTCCGGATTCGGGCATCATCGAAAAGAACCGCGACGTTCTGAAATCCAGTGCTGCGGATATTAATTAAACTGATGCCGAGTTCATCAAGGCTGACGCCTAGCACGTTCTTGATCAGGATCGGAACGAGAATTTCTTCTGCATCGCCCTCCACTAAGAGGACGCTCTTGGCAAACAACAAGTTGCTACGGACAGCATCCAGGTAGCGTTGAATGTTGCCGATCTCTTCTGGGTTTAGGCCAATTGCAGGCTGGTATGCCTCGCAACGATCACCTTCTCTGCCGAGGATGTTCACGTTCTGAACATTGCTGACCTCAGAGATGTGCGTCGAATGGGTCGAATAAATGATCTGTGTGTCGTCGTATTTGAGCTTGTCGAACAGTGTTTTCTGGATATGTGTGTGAATGTGAGCTTCCGGCTCTTCGATAAGCAGAAAGTTGGCGATCGACTGTTTAGCCTTTTGATACTTGAATTCAAGCAGTTTCAACGTGAGGAATATCAGGTTTGCTCCACCAAGGCTCAGCTCGTGGATCGGTCCTTCGTGGCTCTCCCCCGATTCGCCAACGAACAGCTTGAGCGACTGGAACAACTTGTCAGCTTCGTCTGGCAGATCCGACTTGATAGAAAGAGAAGACGGCGAATACGCCTCACCCGCCGCATCCTTGATGGTGTCTCTGATATCCGTCCGGACGACCTGCACGTCTGGCAACGCTTCGATGGAGTCATTCAATGCCTTTACCCCGTCGGTGATAGCCTGGAACGCCACGGGGTCGATATCGCCGCTCTTGCCCTTCAGAAGCGAAAAGAGCGGATTTGTCCGGTTGTTGTGAAATTCGGAGACGACGTCCCGTAGCGCCTGGACGAAAGTGAACGAAATTTCTTTGGAGACGGACAGCACGTTCGGAATCTTCGCGCCGATAACACGAAATTCAACCTCTTCATTGAATCGAACATTCGCGAAGTCGCCGACCACATCCTTATAGAAGGCCTCGTCGTTGAAGTCGGCTTCACTCCGACCTGTGAAAATCGTTTCATAGTCGTCGATGGTGACCGGGTTCAGGATAGCGTCGAGGCCTGCCTGATCACCATCGTTCAATTGAGAAAGTCGCAGCCTGATTTCCTTCTTCGGACGAAAGATCAGGTTGTAAGTGGCCTTGCCGTTCGCCTCTTCCTCAATTACGCCCGTCCCATGTCGGAAGAGCGCCTGCACTGATTCATCCGCAGAGATTTCCTCAAACTCAAGACTGATGATGATCCAATGTCCCTGCCAGCGCCCTAGGCCGCGATGAAAGTCGGTATGCTCCAGCCGGTAGGCAGAGCGAATCATGTTGTCATCAAGCAGCAATCTGATTGCGCGAAAGAGATTGGTTTTGCCAGATCCATTTTCGCCGATGACAGTGTTGATACCCTTCTGGAACAGCAGCTTCGTGTTGGGAAAGTTCCGGTAGTTGACCAGGCTGAGCTTGGATATATGCATTTGATTCAATCTTGTTGTTGAAATCCACATGCCGATCGGCCGATGGATTGGTTGAACACTGCAGCCATTGATCCCAACTACGGAATGGCCAACTGTCAGTTGGTTTTAGAACGGCACCGTGTCTAAGGTAGGAATCGGTTGGAGCGCATTTTTAATCTCGGTTAGCCTTGCAAGTAGTTCATCGAAAGTCACGATCACGATCTCTGCGAACGCATTTCGAACGAGCTCGAATGACTTTCTTTGCTGATGCTCTTGTGGCGTCATGCCAGCGACAACTATGCAGCGAACCGCATAGCTGTGGAGGTCGTATCGGTTCATGTTATTTTTTATGACGGGTAGTTCACTCTGCAATTTGAAACGCTGATCTAGAATTTGAGCAATCGCTCCACCCAATTCTGTCGATGGGCCAAAAACATCATCTCCACGATAGGGAGATTTTCCTAGCAGTTCGGTTTGCGGCTTTTTTATCTCAATGAGGCCAAGATTGCCCGTGGAAGCGGATGCGTATAGAAAATCTGAAAATTTTCCGCCGGACCCGTTAAGTCGCTTGCCACCTGCATAAGCTTGCCCCTGAACCAGCATGGCTGGAACGGCAAATGCAAGACTAAGTATGAAAGGATTTTCCAGAAAGAAGCTTTGCCACTTGCTTTCCGTCAGTCCTTTTCCAAGCATTTCCTGGTATCGCTCAATCAGTTGATTCAGTGTGATGAGCTCAATATCATTCTTTAATGCCAGCAGCGAGCGCGGCTCAGATTCCGCCAGTGCTTCTATATTGTCTTGAACCATGCGAACAGCGGCGCGCCGATCACGCTTGGAAAGCGTCACATGCTGCCGCCCACCATCGGTCATTTCCGTTAGTGCATCAGGTCTTACGCTCTTCTTTAGAGCGGGAAATTGTGCTGAATCGGCAGCATGTAATAAGGTCTGGTAGACATGAAATTGCTTGTCCTTGCGCGCGTCTCTCTGGTGGCGAGAGGCTATGCGATTTAATTCTTTTCTTAATTCATGAAATCTTCTTATTCCGAGAATAAAGAATGGCGAATCAATTTTCGCGTCATTTCCTTTGTGGACAATGAGTATGCTTACGTTTTCTAAGCTGGCGGCTGTTTCGCAAATTTGCCGATATTCCCACAGAAGCCCCAAACCGAATCGAAAATCTTTGGCAAACCCATCCGGCAACTGCTCAAGAAGCCCAACGACATCGTCAGTAGTCTCTGGCAGTATGTAGGGCTCGATAACAGGCCGAGCGACGACGATGCGTTCAAGGGTGCCGTATTTAGGTTGCAGGTAATCGTCGCGATCTTCTCGAATATTAAGAGGCCAAATGGTCAATCTGTCTGGACACACATTGAGCAGTCTCGCTATTGGCGAATCCGGCTTGCGCTCCGCTGCGGGAATATCAGTGAAGAAAACGTTAATGCCTTCCTCTTCCGGTTCGGCTGCTTCAATGACAAGGAAGGGGCCGCCGTCCAAACGCTCACGTTGATTGAATGCTGAAGGTCTGATAGATGCCATGAACTATTCTTGATCCCTACTGTTCAGAGAAACGATTTGCGGGCCTTGCCTCAGCGCAACCTTATGGTGCCTTCCGATCAGAATCGGACGACACACGATTGATGTCAAAGGGGAGTGCCTTATCTGCCGCGATTCGGGTCAGCAGCATCCGAATCGCATCCGAAATTGATAACCCCATTTCAGCCAGAACAACAGTTGCGGCTTCTTTAATCTGCCCGTCAATCCGGGCACGAACGACGTCGTTACTTGCCATTGTTGCGCTCACAATAGATGTAGCTACATTGTGGCTCATAAGTACTATTGCGTCACTTACATTTTGTTGTGAACAGTAGAGCATCCCGGCGTGCCGCCGTCGGGCTCGCGGGCGTTGCCCCGCGCCTCGTGCCGAGTCGCGGCCATGCGGCTTTGATCCCTGATGCCTCCGGCCGTCTCTTCGCTCCTGGCCTGCGCGCGGCGCTTGCCCTCCAGGGGATCGGCTGGACAGCCCATCCCCGCCGCGCCTTGCTTGGCGCCCCTCGCATGCACCGAACAGGTTGCACCTGATCGACCAACAGCCATCCAGCTAGGCGTGCCGCTGGCACGCAGGGGCGCTCGCCGCGCGGCGTTGGTTTCAGCGCACCCCCTGGCCCATTGGCCGCTGTTCGTCTTTCCCCAAGTTCATCGCTTTTTCCCGCGACCGTAGCCCGCGGTGCCTGGCCGTCAAGGCGCGCAGGGCCGAGTCCTCGCTGCGCTGCGGGCCGCACCAACCCTGCGCTTCTCCCTTGACGGCCAGTCCCTCGCTGGCCCGGTTTTTCGCGGGCGATGAACTCAGGAAAGACGGCGGCAAACAGGACCGGCCCAGGTCTCTGCGCCGAACCAACCGAAGCCACAACGGGCTCCGAATCTTGGAATCCGGTCAGCTTTGAAACCACAGCAACTCATTGGAGAAAACCATGCAACTCGCATCTCGATTCGCTTCCCATTCCCCGACGCTGCGCAGTGACTACCCGCTGTCCGACGACCAAATCCGCCGCGTAGCCCCGTCCATCTTCGCGGAGGCCCCGCACGATAGCCGCTCCGAACGGTACGCCTACATTCCCACCGCCGCCGTGCTGGCGGAACTGCGCAAGGAAGGGTTTGAACCCTTCATGGCAGCGCAAACCCGCGTGCGGCACGACGACCGCCGCGACTACACCAAACACATGATTCGCCTGCGCCATGCCAGTCAGATCAACGGCGCGGAAGCCAATGAAATCGTGCTGCTGAACTCGCACGACGGCACCAGCAGCTATCAGATGCTGGCCGGAATGTTCCGGTTCGTTTGCAGCAATGGCCTTGTGTGCGGCGATACCGTGGCCGATGTGCGCGTGCCGCACAAGGGCGACGTGGCCGGTTCTGTCATCGAAGGCGCTTTCGAGGTGTTGAGCGACTTCGAACGCGTGAAGGAATCCCGCGACCTGATGCGCGCTATCACGCTGGACGAAGGCGAAGCCGAAGTGTTCGCCCGTTCCGCGCTGGCCCTCAAGTACGACCCCACCGATAACAAGCCCGCGCCCATCACGGAAAGCCAAATCCTGATGCCGCGCCGGTTCGACGACCGCCGCCCGGACTTGTGGAGCGTGTTCAACCGCACCCAAGAAAACCTGACCAAAGGCGGATTGCATGGCCGCAGCGCCAACGGACGCCGCCAGCAGACCCGCCCCGTGCAGGGCATTGATTCCGATGTGCGCCTCAATCGCGCCCTCTGGATGTTGGCCGATGGCCTGCGCCAGTTGAAGGCCTGATTCCCCACGCGGCAGGGGCAGGCAGCAGCCCTTGCCGCTTTCTTCGCTGCTGCATCCCTGAACCGATAGGAGTTATCACCATGAACGCCATTACCCAAACCGAAGCCCGCGCCCTCAACACCGCCGCCGCTATCCCGCTGGAAGCCGCCGACCCGACCAAGAACCTGATTT is a genomic window containing:
- a CDS encoding AAA family ATPase, coding for MHISKLSLVNYRNFPNTKLLFQKGINTVIGENGSGKTNLFRAIRLLLDDNMIRSAYRLEHTDFHRGLGRWQGHWIIISLEFEEISADESVQALFRHGTGVIEEEANGKATYNLIFRPKKEIRLRLSQLNDGDQAGLDAILNPVTIDDYETIFTGRSEADFNDEAFYKDVVGDFANVRFNEEVEFRVIGAKIPNVLSVSKEISFTFVQALRDVVSEFHNNRTNPLFSLLKGKSGDIDPVAFQAITDGVKALNDSIEALPDVQVVRTDIRDTIKDAAGEAYSPSSLSIKSDLPDEADKLFQSLKLFVGESGESHEGPIHELSLGGANLIFLTLKLLEFKYQKAKQSIANFLLIEEPEAHIHTHIQKTLFDKLKYDDTQIIYSTHSTHISEVSNVQNVNILGREGDRCEAYQPAIGLNPEEIGNIQRYLDAVRSNLLFAKSVLLVEGDAEEILVPILIKNVLGVSLDELGISLINIRSTGFQNVAVLFDDARIRKRCSIVTDLDKSIIDTTPAAGDSEGLLRRKGKYQASQEKGVARKALLEDTFKDNGWVSPFFAPHTFEVDFIAAGNARKVVGILPDVYKDAPTIATAKAELESADIALFGQRALTMADNYGKGWFAILLGKKIDPQTAIPKYILDAIAFAHPVVTKEVWFNVLSYRVNYIDAEDIFTASAVFDDFRAKLLAFRNGDIDFVGIRNEMLATFPDDRINDVLAVF
- a CDS encoding Shedu immune nuclease family protein produces the protein MASIRPSAFNQRERLDGGPFLVIEAAEPEEEGINVFFTDIPAAERKPDSPIARLLNVCPDRLTIWPLNIREDRDDYLQPKYGTLERIVVARPVIEPYILPETTDDVVGLLEQLPDGFAKDFRFGLGLLWEYRQICETAASLENVSILIVHKGNDAKIDSPFFILGIRRFHELRKELNRIASRHQRDARKDKQFHVYQTLLHAADSAQFPALKKSVRPDALTEMTDGGRQHVTLSKRDRRAAVRMVQDNIEALAESEPRSLLALKNDIELITLNQLIERYQEMLGKGLTESKWQSFFLENPFILSLAFAVPAMLVQGQAYAGGKRLNGSGGKFSDFLYASASTGNLGLIEIKKPQTELLGKSPYRGDDVFGPSTELGGAIAQILDQRFKLQSELPVIKNNMNRYDLHSYAVRCIVVAGMTPQEHQQRKSFELVRNAFAEIVIVTFDELLARLTEIKNALQPIPTLDTVPF
- a CDS encoding type II toxin-antitoxin system RelB/DinJ family antitoxin, whose protein sequence is MASNDVVRARIDGQIKEAATVVLAEMGLSISDAIRMLLTRIAADKALPFDINRVSSDSDRKAP
- a CDS encoding DUF932 domain-containing protein, which produces MQLASRFASHSPTLRSDYPLSDDQIRRVAPSIFAEAPHDSRSERYAYIPTAAVLAELRKEGFEPFMAAQTRVRHDDRRDYTKHMIRLRHASQINGAEANEIVLLNSHDGTSSYQMLAGMFRFVCSNGLVCGDTVADVRVPHKGDVAGSVIEGAFEVLSDFERVKESRDLMRAITLDEGEAEVFARSALALKYDPTDNKPAPITESQILMPRRFDDRRPDLWSVFNRTQENLTKGGLHGRSANGRRQQTRPVQGIDSDVRLNRALWMLADGLRQLKA